The following are encoded together in the Zygosaccharomyces rouxii strain CBS732 chromosome C complete sequence genome:
- the CUE3 gene encoding Cue3p (similar to uniprot|P53137 Saccharomyces cerevisiae YGL110C CUE3 Protein of unknown function has a CUE domain that binds ubiquitin which may facilitate intramolecular monoubiquitination) yields the protein MLNKRVVEVDGDSPLISLPIVRFPPFNLRALLIEKDPVVWAHLLETYVIYFEFLNCDNNVEKIDESTYDNLCIFVRSYLHEIAEEEGKVLSLGMNHDVSKQLELLRAWIFSLIKKCGLLHLQIFGEHLWDLVKIYVKENPDSVRGLIDGSLTPQINTQKAQLNRIPQIQQRIKQLVENGKFTRVDLSSFESLLSARSLKPNKFADQFPTTTWLETLELWWAKGKGKHSNIAKQLVIVSLLSASVNAIVSVTSEMGISNLDTLALYPLLGSLLVDEKFSERIGGLRQRLPFLSFNIPTPEAEPEENVLSVEIKEEDIAQLGEIFPHLTAFQRSQLLKRYDGNVELAINALFENPSIAESISAEEREEEHNKSQQNGHVDRNIDNIVMKPMKKPSDKHIKHVPDELKNKTMSWALKLMYERDEDERDDTYDDAEAIHTSDRPDVADGDESGEANGISQFDKIQGYLWGLLKQDKTLFERSKRGTKVRKEMRKETNWADEQIEGWARILERSPQRARILEEKFMFSGNVKTGKTSYVKNKDNESEGGSRSSTPRNKASPSPSTKNTKNTNPSVQRARDEKKKAAKANHNRKRGHDKKLQQAGGP from the coding sequence ATGCTGAATAAACGTGTTGTTGAAGTGGACGGAGATTCTCCTCTAATCTCATTACCAATTGTTAGATTTCCTCCTTTTAATTTGAGGGCTCTTTTGATTGAAAAGGATCCAGTGGTATGGGCACACCTGCTTGAGACGTATGTGATATACTTCGAGTTTTTAAACTGTGACAATAATGTGGAAAAGATAGATGAATCTACTTATGACAACTTGTGCATTTTTGTTAGAAGTTACTTGCACGAAatagcagaagaagagggTAAAGTGCTTTCCCTTGGTATGAACCATGATGTCTCCAAGCAACTAGAATTGCTACGGGCCTGGATATTTTCTCTAATTAAGAAATGTGGATTACTGCATTTGCAGATCTTTGGTGAGCATCTTTGGGATTTAGTAAAAATATATGTTAAGGAAAATCCTGATTCTGTTAGAGGCTTGATCGATGGATCACTAACTCCCCAGATTAATACCCAAAAGGCACAACTAAACAGAATACCGCAAATACAACAGAGGATCAAACAACTAGTGGAAAATGGGAAATTTACTAGGGTCGATTTAAGCTCTTTTGAAAGTCTATTAAGCGCTCGATCTTTAAAACCAAATAAATTTGCAGATCAGTTCCCCACAACGACTTGGCTCGAAACTTTAGAGCTTTGGTGGGCTAAAGGGAAAGGTAAACATAGTAATATTGCTAAACAACTGGTCATTGTATCACTTTTATCAGCCTCAGTCAATGCAATAGTATCTGTCACGAGTGAAATGGGAATAAGTAATTTGGACACACTAGCATTATATCCGCTTCTAGGTAGTTTGCTTGtggatgaaaaattcagtGAAAGAATAGGTGGATTAAGACAAAGACTTCCCTTTCTAAGTTTCAATATACCAACTCCAGAAGCAGAGCCAGAGGAAAATGTACTCTCAGTAGAGATCAAAGAAGAGGATATTGCTCAACTAGGAGAAATTTTCCCACATTTGACCGCATTTCAACGATCTCAGCTATTGAAAAGATACGATGGTAACGTGGAATTGGCAATTAATGCCCTATTCGAGAATCCAAGCATTGCGGAAAGCATTTCAGCAGAAGAGAGAGAGGAAGAACACAATAAGTCACAACAAAACGGTCATGTTGACAGGAATATCGATAATATTGTAATGAAACCAATGAAAAAGCCATCTGATAAACATATCAAGCACGTTCCTGATGAGTTGAAGAATAAGACCATGTCCTGGgcattgaaattgatgtatgaaagagatgaagatgaaagagacGACACTTACGATGATGCCGAAGCAATTCATACCTCTGATAGACCAGATGTGGcagatggtgatgaaagtGGTGAGGCAAATGGTATATCTCAGTTTGATAAGATCCAGGGATATCTATGGGGCCTTTTGAAACAAGATAAAACGctatttgaaagatctAAGAGGGGCACTAAAGtgagaaaagaaatgcGGAAGGAAACTAATTGGGCAGATGAACAGATTGAAGGTTGGGCACGtattttggaaagatcCCCTCAACGTGCCAgaattcttgaagaaaaattcatgTTTAGCGGTAATGTTAAGACAGGAAAGACTTCATACGTCAAGAATAAAGATAACGAAAGTGAAGGTGGAAGTAGATCTAGTACCCCAAGAAACAAAGCATCCCCATCGCCAAGCACTAAAAATACCAAGAATACAAACCCCAGTGTACAAAGGGCCagagatgaaaagaaaaaagcTGCCAAGGCCAATCACAACCGGAAGCGTGGTCACGATAAGAAATTACAGCAAGCAGGTGGGCCTTAA
- the YKU70 gene encoding ATP-dependent DNA helicase YKU70 (similar to uniprot|P32807 Saccharomyces cerevisiae YMR284W YKU70 Forms heterodimer with Yku80p known as Ku binds chromosome ends and is involved in maintaining normal telomere length and structure in addition to participating in the formation of silent chromatin at telomere-proximal genes) — MSSLDPLNVELEQQDKQHTQSKSYRKYEVHEGIIFCIELSAGMFQELSELNYKVQLVEILETLEQLMSQLVIVRPGTGIGCYFYNCNKDDAKNHIYEFFPLRDINAKSMKKLSDLLDDLANDRITLQKFLPYDESERTPLDFLYGFIQDEFLKEVEGQKAFNNKKVFLFTDNDSPPEAEDNETKSRLRHLVDDMDDHFINFTTFFIGKEEAPFDDSFYSDVLKLGATAEDPNTEFDGPNTTPISASYIKSRVLRKQEVKRIMFQCCLILEERMQFMVGIKGYTIIIQERPGQRYRLVYEKDEVRKEANSKRKFLDSNTGEVIEEGLTKVFPYGDLDITITDEELNEVRKSYTEEESFLKIIGFRDYNKCIHYFNNIDRALFVVPDEFRFEGSIRTLASLFKNLRAKGKVAVVWGKLKTNSHPAVFVLSPSRNEDPNEGFYLYRIPFAEELRRFPQSLIRHNSYDTPEYNQLKDTTKSIIDHFQFAKGYRPSEFRNPDLQKHFKILHDYLLQVEQEEEDDSPESSKQRLLSEDDSLLKLAQIRDKIMDSAQSSDPKKFQLDEYFQLWNRLYEDVSKATTLEDAPRPKPKQPRKKN, encoded by the coding sequence ATGTCTTCTCTAGATCCTTTAAATGTTGAATTAGAACAACAGGATAAACAGCATACGCAATCAAAGTCATATAGAAAGTATGAAGTTCATGAGGGGATCATATTTTGCATAGAGCTTTCAGCTGGTATGTTTCAGGAGCTCTCAGAATTGAACTATAAGGTTCAACTGgtggaaattttggaaaccTTGGAGCAATTGATGTCTCAATTGGTTATTGTAAGACCAGGCACAGGTATAGGTTGTTATTTCTACAATTGCAATAAAGATGATGCCAAGAATCACATCTATGAGTTCTTTCCCCTACGAGATATAAATGCTAAAAGTATGAAAAAGCTCAGTGATTTATTAGATGATTTGGCCAATGATAGAATaactcttcaaaaatttctgcCATATGATGAATCTGAGAGAACTCCCCTCGATTTCTTGTATGGATTTATTCAGGATGAATTCCTTAAGGAAGTTGAAGGTCAAAAGGCTTTTAATAATAAAAAGGTGTTTCTCTTCACAGATAATGATTCACCTCCAGAGGCAGAGGATAATGAAACCAAATCAAGGCTAAGGCACCTTGTTGATGACATGGATGaccatttcatcaactttaCGACTTTCTTTATTGGTAAAGAAGAAGCGCCATTTGATGATTCCTTCTATTCTgatgttttgaaattaggAGCTACCGCCGAGGACCCCAATACCGAATTTGATGGTCCCAATACGACACCGATCTCAGCATCGTATATTAAATCTAGAGTTTTGAGAAAGCAAGAAGTTAAGAGAATTATGTTCCAATGCTGTCTGATATTAGAAGAGCGAATGCAATTTATGGTGGGTATCAAAGGATACACGATCATTATTCAAGAAAGACCGGGACAGCGATATAGATTGGTGTATGAAAAGGATGAGGTGAGAAAGGAAGCTAAttcaaagagaaaatttttggattccAACACGGGCGAAGTgattgaagaaggtttgaCCAAAGTGTTTCCCTATGGTGATTTGGATATAACAATcactgatgaagaattgaatgaagTCAGGAAAAGTTatactgaagaagaatcatttttaaagaTTATTGGATTTCGTGATTATAATAAATGTATCCACTACTTTAATAATATCGACAGGGCCTTATTTGTGGTGCCAGATGAGTTTCGTTTTGAAGGTTCTATTAGGACTCTAGCGTCGTTGTTCAAGAACCTTCGTGCTAAAGGGAAAGTTGCCGTAGTATGGGGAAAATTAAAGACCAACAGTCATCCAGCTGTCTTCGTTCTAAGCCCCTCACGAAACGAGGATCCTAACGAAGGGTTTTATTTGTATAGGATACCGTTCGCAGAGGAGTTAAGGAGATTCCCCCAATCGTTAATTCGTCATAATTCGTATGATACACCAGAGTATAACCAATTGAAGGATACAACTAAAAGTATCATAgatcattttcaatttgcTAAAGGTTATCGACCCTCTGAATTTAGAAATCCTGATTTGCAGAaacattttaaaattttgcATGACTATCTATTACAAGTggaacaagaggaagaagatgattcACCTGAAAGTTCTAAGCAAAGATTATTATCAGAAGACGATTCTCTATTAAAACTTGCACAAATCAGGGATAAAATTATGGATTCTGCTCAATCCAGTGATCCCAAGAAGTTTCAATTGGATGAATATTTCCAACTATGGAATAGGCTTTATGAGGATGTCTCCAAGGCAACTACTTTAGAAGATGCCCCACGGCCCAAGCCTAAACAGCcgagaaagaagaattag
- the NGL2 gene encoding RNA exonuclease (similar to uniprot|Q03264 Saccharomyces cerevisiae YMR285C), translating to MQLKGRPKNINMSDNKITNAPAGGSKTEPKGKKGKKAPVSPEHIAKVRAEREAARAAKKEAMMAQGIDPDFPPELQFIKRPILPLHKGENVEGFKFKLMTYNCLAQALIRRKLFPTSGDALKWYRRSKVLLNEFKYYNADVICLQEIDYIQYQSFWKDELAKLGYDSQFHRQASKNHGVAIVWKREYFVMTDKMLIDFDRESSGDIPPRTTTNNAGLILSLKFSDKVAQEHNLKKTGIIVGTTHLFWHPFGTFERTRQCYVVLNKVKEFSHRVNVLQNGNDGDHSHWYPFFCGDFNSQPFDSPYLSMTRKPIEYSKRAKTVIECSTSYTFSKMRDGEEDDAEEEEGGNIEKFGTDQPDHPVPQHYEAKDHERELVEQMQSLHNSLDMRAVSLYSVAYRKVHPENAGLDNERGEPEISNWAHTWRGLLDYLFFIRHWDFSDCKEIDSLESFERENSLKIRGLLRVPPGKEMTEHGQPHTGEYPSDHLCMLCELELVN from the coding sequence ATGCAACTCAAAGGAAGACCCAAGAATATCAATATGAGTGATAATAAAATTACCAATGCACCAGCGGGTGGTTCAAAAACTGAACCAAAGGGCAAGAAGGGTAAGAAGGCCCCAGTGTCACCAGAGCACATTGCTAAAGTGAGAGCTGAAAGAGAGGCGGCTAGAGCTGCCAAGAAGGAAGCCATGATGGCACAAGGCATCGATCCAGACTTCCCGCCAGAATTGCAATTTATAAAAAGACCAATTTTACCGTTACATAAGGGTGAAAATGTCGAGGGATTTAAATTCAAACTCATGACTTATAACTGTTTGGCACAAGCATTAATTAGACGGAAACTTTTCCCCACTAGTGGCGATGCATTGAAATGGTACAGACGGTCAAAAGTGTTGTTAAATGAATTTAAATACTACAATGCAGATGTGATTTGtctacaagaaattgattatATCCAATATCAAAGTTTTTGGAAAGATGAATTGGCCAAACTGGGCTACGATTCGCAATTCCATAGACAAGCCTCCAAAAACCACGGTGTTGCAATTGTATGGAAAAGAGAGTATTTTGTTATGACTGATAAAATGTTGATAGATTTCGATAGAGAATCATCTGGTGATATCCCAccaagaacaacaacaaacaaTGCTGGACTCATTTTAtcgttgaaattttctgaTAAAGTTGCGCAGGAAcacaatttgaaaaagacaGGAATTATCGTGGGGACCACCCATTTGTTTTGGCATCCTTTTGGTACGTTTGAAAGGACTAGACAGTGTTATGTGGTTCTCAACAAAGTCAAAGAGTTTTCGCATAGGGTCAACGTTTTACAAAATGGTAATGATGGTGATCACTCCCATTGGTATCCATTTTTCTGCGGTGATTTCAACTCTCAACCATTTGATTCACCTTATTTGTCTATGACTCGTAAACCTATCGAGTATTCCAAAAGGGCAAAGACTGTGATTGAATGCAGTACTTCTTACACTTTCTCCAAAATGcgtgatggtgaagaagatgatgcagaagaggaagaaggtGGAAATATCGAAAAATTCGGTACTGATCAACCAGATCATCCTGTTCCTCAACACTATGAGGCCAAAGACCATGAGCGTGAATTAGTCGAACAGATGCAATCTTTACACAATTCATTAGATATGAGAGCTGTTTCCTTATATTCTGTCGCTTATAGGAAAGTACATCCTGAAAACGCCGGTCTCGATAATGAGCGAGGTGAACCTGAAATATCGAATTGGGCACATACTTGGCGTGGTCTCTTGGACTATCTGTTCTTTATAAGACACTGGGATTTTTCTGATTGCAAGGAAATAGATTCATtagaatcttttgaaaggGAAAACAGTCTAAAAATCAGAGGCCTTTTGCGTGTACCGCCAGGTAAGGAAATGACTGAGCATGGTCAACCGCATACAGGTGAATACCCAAGTGATCATTTGTGCATGCTTTGTGAACTGGAATTAGTAAactaa
- the MRPL33 gene encoding mitochondrial 54S ribosomal protein uL30m (highly similar to uniprot|P20084 Saccharomyces cerevisiae YMR286W), whose translation MVFYKVTLSRSLIGVPHTVRNVVKSLGLGKRGSTVYRRVTPQCAGSLAKVKELVNVEVTQHALTKEQQRELRKSNPGFTVEKRV comes from the coding sequence ATGGTCTTCTACAAGGTTACATTATCTAGATCACTCATAGGTGTACCTCATACCGTCAGAAATGTGGTAAAGAGTCTGGGACTGGGCAAAAGAGGATCAACAGTTTACAGAAGGGTTACGCCACAATGTGCAGGTTCACTGGCAAAAGTTAAGGAATTGGTGAATGTAGAGGTTACACAGCATGCTCTTACGAAGGAACAACAGAGGGAACTGCGTAAGTCTAATCCAGGATTTACAGTAGAGAAAAGAGTATAG
- a CDS encoding uncharacterized protein (some similarities with uniprot|Q03208 Saccharomyces cerevisiae YML119W), producing the protein MLGLEDGKAIDLSFPAAELPEFDINSQSSSPTKRTLNNKKVLDTTSYYNGGWEKGEATGLPLAAPATPATPATPATPAAIPILSMNENRLRRSPQRMGAKNTKSSLTGSPHRKGPRSSNLQARGPPKYKEISSIYELEKVDPVKQENNFTNRYFSDPVDLDSARSDDGRLKPIINTASKNGKSYPGNKIYKLSIPLLVCQDTHRALKNQIERVYRSKYHSYQPLSLFGDMSIRYYRLEDLQSRFIEFLQKPRKPQPPLQVARSLNGTGALNDSFELSFDGKALDRSDIFRMVDSFSVALSDDDAEDESSFVNSSGRNILPAEMTGTVF; encoded by the coding sequence ATGCTAGGCCTAGAAGATGGTAAGGCAATAGATCTTTCCTTCCCAGCTGCAGAGTTACCTGAATTTGATATCAATTCCCAGAGTTCTTCCCCAACGAAGAGAACATTGAACAATAAAAAAGTTCTCGATACGACTTCCTACTATAATGGTGGTTGGGAAAAAGGTGAAGCTACTGGATTACCGCTAGCGGCTCCAGCAACTCCAGCAACTCCGGCAACTCCGGCAACTCCAGCAGCGATTCCAATTCTCTCTATGAATGAAAACAGATTGAGGAGATCTCCTCAAAGGATGGGAGCCAAGAACACCAAGTCGAGCTTGACAGGATCTCCTCATCGTAAGGGCCCCAGATCATCGAATCTGCAGGCTAGAGGCCCACCCAAATACAAGGAGATTAGTAGTATCTACGAGTTAGAAAAAGTGGATCCAGTTAAACAAGaaaacaatttcaccaacagGTATTTCTCAGATCCGGTGGATCTCGATAGCGCTAGATCTGATGATGGTAGATTGAAACCAATCATTAATACCGCCTCCAAAAATGGTAAGTCTTATCCAGGTAATAAGATTTATAAACTGTCGATCCCCTTATTGGTTTGCCAAGATACCCATAGAGCCTTAAAGAATCAAATCGAGAGGGTCTATAGGTCCAAATACCATTCTTATCAACCATTGTCTCTATTTGGTGATATGAGTATTCGTTACTATCGGttggaagatttacaaTCCAGATTTATCgaatttttacaaaagcCCAGAAAACCTCAACCACCGCTACAAGTTGCACGTTCACTAAATGGTACGGGTGCTCTCAATGATAGTTTTGAGTTGAGTTTTGATGGTAAAGCGCTCGATCGCAGTGACATTTTTCGAATGGTTGATTCGTTTAGCGTAGCGCTttcagatgatgatgcagaagatgaaagtagttttgtcaattcttcaggTAGAAACATTCTGCCAGCCGAAATGACAGGCACAGTTTTCTGA